TCAGAAACACGCATAGGAAATAGAAACATCTCCATAACCCCACTGCCCTGGGTGGAGTACGCATGGAGGTGGGAGCTGACCACCATACTCACATCCTGCTTGGTGAAGTACTTCAGACATCCCTCTCTCTCAGACAAGAGGAACTTGCGGGGTAAGAACTGCCCGTTGTCTCGGCCTCGCTTCCAAAGGATGCCTTCCTTCACCCCTAGAAGCACAAAGGCCACTTTTAAGAGCATCCCCCCCACCAGGCACGGTAGGTGTCAGAGAGCTGCGTGCagcctggggtcccaaccacaGCTCTGGGATGAAGCACGTGATGGACTATTGCTGAGAACAACCACTTGAGAGGAGGAGGTCTCACTCTGAATTACAGCTGACGACCGTGGTGTTCCTGGGTTTGCAGCTCAGATAAACAGTCACCAAAAGACATCCCCAGATGCTTCTCATCTTCTACTCTGGCTCCCACTACTGCCCCTGACAGCCTGAGAGCCGTGGACTCTCCTGTGAACACCTGAGCTCTGGCCCACACAGACCCTGGTGCGGGATCAGAACTCTTCCCACTTGCCTTTGCAAGCCCTTGGGCTCCAGCACCTCATGTCACAGCATTGGCACTGACATCTCAAACACAACTGCCATGGTCAGGAGTGACATGCAGCGGGGACAGAAATTCCATACTGCAGAGGTCTGGCTCCACCAGGACATCAAATGCCTTCAAAAACTGCCAGCTGGTGCTGTCAGGCTTGGAAGCCACCCATGGCAGTGCCAACCTACACTGCCTATtgctcagaatcatagaatggtaagggttggaagggacctttagagatcacctagtccaacccccctgccgaAGCAGATCCAACAAGCACCCCAAAACAATGTCCTAGAAGCACCATCAGTGTTCTCAGGAGTACTTGTGGGATTTGCAACACTAACACCATCAGCTTGTTCCTGATGGTGCTCAAAAGCTTCTGGTGAAGGCAACAGGGAGAACATTTTGATGCTGTGCTTTGCTCTTACCATCAGAAtatggcagctgctttcccggCTCGGTGAACTCTTTGCGTTCGTATTTGGCCCGGATCCACTGTTCTCTCAGCACTCTACAGAGAGAGGTGACAGGTAGCTAAGCTCAGAAACAAACCAGAGGAATCCAGAACTGTCCTTCCCcgtttttcttctgtgtgcaACAACTTACTGGCAGTCATTGTAGGTTGGCTGGTAATAGTAAATAGGGATGTGAGCTTCGTATGTGGCTTTAGTCACGGCATTCCCATGCTTGGCCAGAAACTGTAGAGTTAGACAGAGAATTAGTGCCTTCCCTTTGATGCAGACTCATGTCAGACCTTTTGCTTTCCTGACCCACTACAGAGCTGGATGCCCACTGAGCTCTAATGGagccttctctttcccttccattGCAACATCCCAGCAAAGTCTGCCAACAGAAAGATGGGTCTCAAAGGTCTTATCTGCTCTCAGAAGTTACACTGATTGCACCTGAATCAAGAGAATGCCATAAATGTCACTTCCATGAGGCTGGCTGCACACACATTCAGTAGATTTGCTGCCATGCCCCACACCTGCAGGGAGACCAAGTTCAACAACCGCTCTGCAATGCTGTCTGGAAGGACACTCCCAGCCTCTTTGCTCTTCTCCAACGAGCACCGAGATACAGATTATTTGCTCTGGATCTTTGTAACATTTTCCCAGTCCCCTGAAGATTAATAGGTTGAGGGGGTATAATGGGAAAAGTTCCCATAACTGCcatttttcttaagaaatcAAGTTTTATCTGGAAACTCTTCTCAGGGCATGGAATTGCATAAGATTTTCCCTTCAGACTGCAGAAACCAAGAGGAGACATCGAGGTTCAATGTTGCTGGGAAGTGGGAAATGAGTAATCTGGGGCAACAAAGACCCTGAGCCTTGGTGAGATACATTGTAAGAGTTCTGGGTTTGCCTTAAAGTAACAGAACATGGGGAGACACAAGGCAAGTGCATCCTCCCTCTCCCAGTGGGTGATGGGGAGTTATCCTCGCTTGAGCATCCAGAGCATGAGTAACAAAGGGACAGATTAAATCAGATTAAATTTCCAACTCTGTGAGGCCGATTTTCCCAAGACCCAACCGACCTGGCATACCAGTAGGGATAAAAGATCTCACCTGCACCTGAGCATCATCCCACTGGTCCAGCTTCAGGGATTTGACTTTGCTGATGCTAGGGATGTTGCGATGAATCCCTGAACAGCTGAGGCATATAAAGACACCCAAAGTAGAGGACGCCCAGTCAGGATCTGAgaggatttaaaagaaaaaaaggtgtgaCTAGAAGTAGTAAATTCCCCGAGGAGAACTCAACTGAGAGCACAGTCCTGGGAAACAGAGAGCTGGGTGACCACAGTTTCATGAGATGATTAATGAACACACCAAGGTACAGACACCAGTCACGAAAAAGCTATTAGTCCCTCATTCCTCCCGCTTCAGCCACTTCATCTGAATCTTTATTGACCCGAACCTTGAAAAACTCCGAAGCGCTCTGCAAATTCCCTTTGTGCAAAGGCTCACCCGTGATGAAAATGAAACCACCTCTGGGAAAAGACTCCAGGAGAAAACCCCCAATAATATTTTGCTCGGGAAGTGGAAAGCAGCCTTGAGTCCAAAATTTTCCTGGGAGAATTTAAGAAGGTGCTAGTCACCCCAGTCTTAATTTGGTTTGGGAGGTACATGTGCCCCTTTTGGGAGGAGTACCATGAGTGCTTTTAACAGCACTTGTGGGACCTCAAACTGGATACTCTTTTCAAGAGGGTAAACCCTTCAGTAAAAGAAATCTCTGAGAAACCTCTGTGGCAGGTTGTCAGTTCAGAACTGAGTCACAGAGGAGACAATGCCCTCCTGAATCATTCCTTCTTTCTGGAGCAGTTAGGATTTCACTAGGAGCTTTCCTGTCAGGTCCTGACTGGGCATGACCTTGATTTGTATTTGAGATCTGACACGGCTACAGCCCACAGTGCTGCAgctacacagccccagctcGTCTGGCACTACCATATATCCCTGTCCTGCTTCCCACCAGCACTGTGGCAgcatctccttcctcctcccttgcCAGCTCACCTCCAGGGAGGGGAAGCAAATATCCAAAGCAAtgcctctctccttcctctccaccCTAGGTTTCTGTGCAGTCCAGATAGCAAACATCAAATAGCTGCTAGAgaccagccccagctccctgcttccaactcttccagcagcagccctcagAGGCTCACCTGGCTTCCCACAGTCGGCGCAAAAAGAGTTTTCCGCTCTTCTCCACACCTCCTTCAGGGCCTTCATGATCCGCTCGTTGCCTCCAGCCATCACGTCCCAGTTCTACTCCTTCaggtagggcagggcagggcagagcagggcccTGAGGGCGGCTGCCTGCACCTTCTGCACCTGCAGGCCAACCCACAGGGTTGCCCCAGGGAGAAGGAGCTGCCAGAAAGACAGCTCTGGCAGacagaaggggaaagggaaagcagAAGCCGTAGGGCTAATGGAAGGAGCTCGGAGGCGACTGTACAAGCGAACCTGAGCCAGCTCAATGCTGGCAATGGCAAAGAGGCTGGAGGCTGAAGTGCACCAGGACTGTgagtgaggaggagaaggaggaggagaccTGCCCCATGGGCGTGGAGGGAAGTGCAGCAATTAACCACAGAACTGGTTTTTCCGCATTTCTGCTGGTGAAAGGACAGGCCAGGAAAAGAGTGCAGGCAGCAAGCAAGCTGATAAAGGCGAGGCGGACCTGGACAAGCGGCCACCAGGCCCTGTCAGGACTCATGTCTGGACTCGTCACACTCTGTAGGCTGAAGAGCTGGCTTTGGCTGCCCCCGCAGAGGTTCAGGAGCTTCCACCAGAGTCAGATGGCCACCACGCGAGCATTGCGCCCACTTttaagggaaggaggagaggtcaaGAGAAGGTCAAGAGCTCAGCCAAAGTCATTCAAGACAGCAGATAAGAAGACAGCAGTCCCGATGCCCTGACCTCCTCGTGGTGCTAGCTCTCTCCACCATCTACTACAGAAATGACAACCATTTGTCCAGGTCCTGCATCTTGGAGACTCAAGTGTGAGTTGCAAGACCCATCCCTGCACTTGCCTCCCCCAGCTAAGAGCCACAGCATAGGTGCCACTGACAACAAGCAATGACAACAGCTTGAAATAAAACTCTCAGGCCTTTATTGAAGAAATGCAGATGTCAAATATTTGGAGGAGTGACCTTTATTGAAGAGATGCATATACTGAATACCCAGAAGGGTGGCTAAGTGGGTCTCAGGGTGAGAGATCGGGTGCTATGCTGGCCGCACCAGCGCGTTTTGCTGGGAGGGAGCTATAGaggagcaggagatggagacacTTAAACCTGAAGAAGCTCCCTGTCCACCTCAGGCTGGATGCTAGGGCTGGGAACTGACACCTGTGAGATCCACGGTGGTGGCTTCTCTCCCCTGCTCCAGTCTGGGCAGAGAAAGCACACCCGGCACGGGCGAGGGGACATACACAAATCCCACGGGCCGGCGGGACGAGACGACCCGGTGCCGGCTCCGCTCTGCTTCATCAAGCCACCCCTATGGCGGCTCTACCGACGACAACCTCCAGATTCGGACCTGAGGAAGACACTAAcccctctctccccctctcccGGGCGGCACAAAATGGCGAGCGGGGCGGGGTGAGGGCCGCCCCTCAGGGCGAGCGGCGGCGGaaggggcgggcagcggcggcagcggcagcagcagcagcgtggaACCGCCATGGGCCGCAAGAAGAAGAAGCAGCACGGGCCCGGCGGCCGTGAGGGACGGCTGGTGGTGACTTTTGACGAAGAAAGGCGGAGGTGAGGCCAGGCGGGACCCGAGGCTGGGAAAGGGTAAGGCATCCCCCGGTGAGGGGGCTGCTGAAAGCTGGGGCTGAGCGGGAGTCTGTGTTGCCGGCGGTAGGGAGTACCTGACCGGTTTCCATAAGCGGAAGGTGGAGCGGAGGAAGGCGGCGCTGGACGAGATCAAGCGGAagctgaaggaggaggagaggaagatgaAGGAAGAGGTACCCCTTACAAACAGCCCCCCGACCCCGAGGGAGAAGGATTCCCCCTTCCCCGCGGCCGCCATGGCGGGCAGAGAGCGAGGCAGGAGGGGGCTTCGGGCTTCTCCTGCCACACTTGCAGGGGGAAGGGGCCGGAGCTCCGCAGTGACACGTGTCCATCCCTCAGCGGCACCAGGAGTACCTGAAGATGCTGAGCGAGAGGGAAGAGGCGCTCGGTAGGTGCCGGCGGGCGCTGGGCCCGAGGCGGAGAGGGAGGTGGGTGCCCGTGGTCCCGCACCCTGGGCTGGGTGATAAAAGGTGGAGCAGGGGCACTCGCACATTGTGCCACACCATCAACTTTTCCTTCATCTTGTGTCCCAGCTAAGTGGTGACCCCCTTGGCCCTGGTGGGACGGGGGTCTGGTGGGTTGTACAGAAGGGAACAGGCAGGAGGACATCTCTAGGGCGGCCCTTCTGCCAGGAGAAGGAGCTTACCCTTCATTCTAGTAATGTTTATTCAAGCCCCTCTTCCCCTTAGCCCTGCATGCAAAGGCTGATTCCCCTATTCGGCATGGCACTGCAGGAAAAAGCAAGTGTATCTTGTGAAAAGTTGGGCACTTTGCactgtggggtttgttttcgtCCCAGATGAGGCTGATGAGCTGGAGCACTTGGTGACGTCTCAGACGGAGTCTGTGAACATCGACCACCCAAACCATATTGTAACAGTGACCACTATCAGTGACCTGGACCTCTCAGGAGCACGCCAGCTGGGACTGACTACACCTGTGGTAAAGCTTCTTGCTATCTTTCTGACTGTATCAGTTGTAAAcattggcatcctgggatgcatcaagtgtggccagcaggtcaagggaggttctgctccccctctactctgccctgctgagccctcatctggagtcctgtgtccagttctgggctcctcagctcaagagggacagagaacttctggagagagtccagcgcagggccaccaagatgatcggggtactggaacatcttttatatgtggaaaggctgtgggaactggggctgtttagtctggagaacaggagactgaggggagatcttattaatatttacaaatatctaaagggtgggtgtcaggaggttgggacatccctcttttctgtagtagctagcaacaggacaaggggtaatgggatgaagctggaacacaaaaagttccacttaaatataagaaaaactattccactgttgagggtgagggagttgtggagtgtccttccttggaggtcttcaagacccacctgggacatgttcctatgcgacctgatctaggtgaacctgcttctgcagggggattggactagatcatctctaaaggtccctcccaacccctaccattctatgattctgtgatttttgagGCTAGCTAGGTAGGGCTGGTACTCCCTGAATATGCCCAAAGATGACAGCTGACTGGAAGCAGAGATGAAAAGGGAAACTCATGGACATTTCATATAGGAATCTCCTATGTGAACAACTCACTCAAAACCTCCCTGAAATCCTTTACTAATCTCAGCTGACCATGTATAAGTGAAATGTGTCACAGAACTGGATGGGAAGAAAGtagtattttaaaagctgataCAACACAAGCAGCA
Above is a window of Colius striatus isolate bColStr4 chromosome 1, bColStr4.1.hap1, whole genome shotgun sequence DNA encoding:
- the NOL12 gene encoding nucleolar protein 12, translating into MGRKKKKQHGPGGREGRLVVTFDEERRREYLTGFHKRKVERRKAALDEIKRKLKEEERKMKEERHQEYLKMLSEREEALDEADELEHLVTSQTESVNIDHPNHIVTVTTISDLDLSGARQLGLTTPVEKNDGSDEEKGEEMVNKPVRAMPKKSRNPFLSEKISSLTATLHMHSQKKRKGKRCQRGQGPHKKMQKSSTGRTTKTQRRRLTGKMGRDQD